From the genome of Jeotgalibacillus haloalkalitolerans, one region includes:
- a CDS encoding phosphotransferase family protein produces MKQADTTSVKEGEGLDLGVLETFLRGELDLPDGSLELKQFWAGHSNLTYQLTIGDWEAVLRRPPLGPVAPKAHDMNREFKILSELQPLFSPAPKPILFSDDESIVGSPFFIMERKRGIVLDTSFPEGVKVTPEICRGLSQTMIDRLVELHAIDYTKTGLVDISNPDGFMERQVHGWIGRYERAKTDEVPEAERLQKWMMANIPQSQAPTVIHYDYKLNNAMFTEDLKEMTGLFDWEMSTVGDPLADLGAAMSYWIQRDDPHLLKHGLGKPSVTVNEGFLTRNEFIEAYAKKSGRDVSNMDFYLTFAYLKLAVICQQIYFRYQKGQTNDKRFAHFDQFVKTLLVHGASVIEE; encoded by the coding sequence ATGAAACAGGCAGATACGACCTCGGTAAAAGAAGGCGAGGGTCTGGACCTTGGCGTTTTGGAAACCTTTCTCCGCGGAGAGCTTGATCTGCCGGACGGGTCGCTTGAATTAAAACAGTTCTGGGCAGGGCATTCAAATTTAACGTATCAGCTGACGATTGGTGATTGGGAAGCGGTATTAAGAAGACCGCCGCTCGGACCGGTTGCACCAAAAGCGCATGATATGAACCGTGAGTTTAAGATTTTATCAGAATTGCAGCCACTGTTTTCACCTGCACCAAAGCCGATCCTCTTTTCAGATGATGAATCCATTGTCGGCAGTCCGTTCTTCATCATGGAGCGAAAGCGCGGGATTGTGCTGGATACGTCATTCCCTGAAGGTGTGAAAGTAACGCCTGAGATCTGCCGCGGACTGTCACAGACGATGATCGACCGCCTGGTGGAGCTGCATGCGATTGATTATACGAAAACGGGACTGGTTGACATCAGTAACCCGGACGGCTTTATGGAAAGGCAGGTGCACGGCTGGATCGGACGTTATGAGCGTGCCAAGACAGACGAAGTTCCAGAGGCTGAAAGGCTGCAGAAGTGGATGATGGCAAATATCCCGCAGAGTCAGGCCCCGACTGTCATTCACTACGATTATAAATTAAATAATGCGATGTTCACTGAAGACCTGAAGGAGATGACCGGACTGTTTGACTGGGAGATGTCAACGGTCGGTGATCCGCTGGCTGACCTTGGGGCTGCGATGAGCTACTGGATTCAGCGGGATGATCCACATCTGTTGAAGCACGGGCTGGGTAAGCCTTCAGTGACGGTAAATGAAGGGTTTCTGACGCGCAATGAATTCATTGAAGCGTATGCGAAAAAGAGCGGGCGAGACGTAAGCAATATGGATTTCTATTTAACGTTTGCCTATTTAAAGCTTGCCGTCATCTGCCAGCAGATCTACTTCCGTTATCAAAAAGGTCAGACAAACGATAAGCGGTTTGCTCATTTTGATCAGTTTGTAAAAACGCTGCTTGTCCACGGGGCGAGTGTGATTGAAGAATAA
- a CDS encoding helix-turn-helix domain-containing protein: MIKTESAYKKALEKLQEDQDFIQKQRKVLADMDLTKEQVEKALQPAITFHEQLKEEVIYYERIKRGEFEPIINFHNLGKSLIAYRIYLGLSQQELAERLDVSPSQVSRDERNEYYGATLERLQHVMEAMQMIAKTEIQSEKLLLA, encoded by the coding sequence ATGATTAAAACTGAATCAGCTTATAAAAAGGCATTAGAAAAACTTCAGGAAGATCAAGACTTTATTCAGAAACAAAGAAAAGTGCTGGCAGACATGGACCTTACAAAAGAGCAAGTGGAGAAAGCGCTCCAGCCGGCGATCACTTTTCATGAACAATTAAAAGAAGAAGTCATCTATTATGAGCGGATCAAAAGAGGAGAGTTTGAACCGATTATCAATTTTCATAACTTAGGGAAGTCTTTAATTGCCTATCGTATCTATCTCGGCTTAAGTCAACAGGAACTTGCAGAGCGTTTGGATGTCTCTCCTTCGCAAGTTTCCAGAGATGAGCGGAATGAGTATTATGGAGCAACCCTTGAAAGACTTCAACACGTAATGGAAGCGATGCAAATGATTGCGAAAACGGAGATTCAGTCAGAGAAATTGTTGCTGGCATAG
- a CDS encoding acyl-CoA dehydrogenase, producing MDFSYSAKVKDLEKKLTSFMEEHVYPNETVYERQVNEGDSRWSKVPPIMEELKEKAKAEGLWNLFLPESEYGAGLSNVEYAPLCEIMGRSMIGPEVFNCNAPDTGNMEVLVRYGTEEQKEKWLKPLLAGEIRSCFSMTEPDVASSDATNIEARIERDGDEYVINGRKWWSSGAGDPRCKIGIVMGKTDPGADKYEQQSMILVPLDTPGVTIERMLPVFGYDHAPHGHGEITFENVRVPAENMILGEGKGFAIAQGRLGPGRIHHCMRLIGAAERALEELCKRVVDRQAFDKPLASQGVIREWIADSRIEIEQARLLTLKAAYMMDTVGNKVAKAEIAMIKVVAPSMALKVIDRAIQALGAAGVSEDFPLAAHWASARTLRLADGPDEVHRAQIGRLELKKYQGNGRNEK from the coding sequence ATGGATTTTTCTTATTCTGCTAAGGTGAAAGATCTTGAGAAAAAGCTCACTTCATTTATGGAGGAGCATGTGTATCCGAATGAAACGGTGTATGAGCGGCAGGTAAATGAAGGGGACAGCCGCTGGAGTAAGGTGCCGCCAATCATGGAAGAGCTGAAGGAGAAGGCAAAGGCTGAGGGGCTGTGGAATTTGTTTTTGCCTGAGAGTGAGTACGGGGCTGGCCTCAGCAATGTAGAGTACGCGCCGCTTTGTGAGATCATGGGGCGTTCGATGATTGGGCCAGAAGTGTTTAATTGTAATGCACCGGATACCGGGAACATGGAAGTGTTGGTGCGGTACGGAACAGAGGAGCAGAAGGAGAAGTGGCTGAAGCCGTTACTTGCCGGTGAGATCCGCTCGTGCTTTTCGATGACCGAGCCTGATGTAGCTTCATCTGATGCGACAAATATTGAAGCGCGGATTGAGCGGGACGGTGATGAGTATGTGATTAACGGCCGAAAGTGGTGGTCGTCGGGTGCCGGGGATCCAAGGTGCAAGATTGGCATTGTGATGGGGAAGACGGATCCCGGTGCTGATAAGTATGAGCAGCAGTCGATGATTCTCGTGCCGCTTGATACGCCGGGTGTGACGATTGAGCGGATGCTGCCGGTGTTTGGCTATGATCATGCGCCGCATGGCCACGGGGAGATTACGTTTGAAAATGTCAGAGTGCCTGCAGAGAATATGATTTTAGGTGAGGGAAAAGGATTTGCAATTGCGCAGGGACGGCTTGGACCGGGAAGAATTCATCATTGTATGAGGCTGATCGGTGCAGCGGAACGTGCGCTTGAGGAGTTATGTAAGCGTGTTGTGGACCGTCAAGCGTTTGACAAACCGCTTGCGAGTCAGGGCGTGATCCGTGAGTGGATTGCGGATTCGCGGATTGAGATTGAGCAGGCGAGACTGCTGACATTAAAGGCTGCTTATATGATGGATACAGTCGGCAATAAGGTGGCAAAAGCGGAGATTGCGATGATTAAAGTCGTGGCACCTTCAATGGCACTCAAGGTAATTGACCGGGCGATCCAGGCGCTTGGTGCAGCAGGTGTATCAGAGGACTTCCCGCTTGCAGCTCACTGGGCAAGTGCAAGAACGCTGAGGCTTGCGGATGGACCGGATGAGGTGCACCGCGCACAGATTGGCAGACTTGAGCTGAAAAAATATCAGGGGAACGGGAGGAATGAAAAATGA
- a CDS encoding acyl-CoA thioesterase: MHTNEVTVRFCETDALGHVNNTSYFIYFEEARVQFIASLGYGMDVKDWRFILASTKCEFKSQGYFDQVLKVETYITRIGTKSFELEHRISCAQTGVLIAVGNAVVVYFDFENQVSAAIPDDMRREMEKHLVAEEGRV, from the coding sequence ATGCATACAAATGAAGTGACAGTCAGGTTTTGTGAGACAGATGCATTAGGCCATGTGAATAATACGAGTTATTTTATCTATTTTGAAGAAGCACGTGTACAGTTTATTGCCTCACTCGGCTACGGTATGGACGTCAAAGACTGGCGGTTCATCCTCGCTTCAACAAAATGTGAGTTTAAGAGCCAGGGCTATTTTGATCAGGTGCTAAAAGTGGAAACCTATATTACCCGCATAGGAACGAAAAGCTTTGAACTTGAGCATCGCATCTCCTGTGCTCAGACAGGCGTCTTAATCGCAGTCGGAAATGCAGTTGTGGTGTATTTCGACTTTGAAAATCAGGTCAGCGCGGCGATTCCGGATGACATGAGACGGGAGATGGAGAAGCATCTTGTTGCTGAGGAGGGACGCGTATGA
- a CDS encoding acyl-CoA dehydrogenase family protein: MEKRTVLNKGAGFLYSSSDPEDIFTPEDLTDEHKMIGATARQFLEKEVAPYAERIERQEFEVVPELMRKAGDLGLLAHSIPEKYGGLGLDKISKGIVGEMIGSGGGYGVAHSNHTCIATLPITYFGTEEQKQKYLPKLASGEYIGAYCLTEPNAGSDALAAQTTAVLNDEKTHFVLNGTKLYITNAVFSDTFIVYAKVDGQHFTAFIVEKDFPGLSLGPEEKKMGIKGSSTRSVIFEDCLVPVENLLGEVGRGHVIALNVLNLGRFNLGSAGAGVSKTALKKTIGFVKERKQFKRSIAEFPATKQKIAWMAARIYAADSLQYRTASLIEDALGDLAETFDYKLIGKQMGEYAVECAVCKVFGSETLDYVVDEALQLHGGAGFIQEYGIEQMYRDSRINRIFEGTNEINRLLIPTHLFRKVMKGEVDLAARVQEAFGALSNSASVEDGILAQERAAVETIRNLFLVNAGLVYEAYGESLVEEQEALMNLADLAILLFAAESAMARTQKAVLKNGEEKESLKIDLARTYLDSAMWDAERISRVLAGNVCTGEKRDEMIALTVRACSRFGSLGGLVEKNRGIAERLVEKGEFVC; encoded by the coding sequence ATGGAAAAGCGCACTGTATTAAATAAGGGAGCCGGTTTTTTATATTCATCGTCTGATCCTGAAGACATCTTTACACCTGAGGATCTGACAGATGAGCATAAAATGATTGGCGCGACAGCCAGACAGTTTCTGGAAAAGGAAGTAGCACCTTACGCTGAACGGATTGAGCGGCAGGAATTTGAAGTGGTGCCTGAGCTCATGCGAAAAGCAGGGGATCTCGGTCTGCTCGCACACAGCATTCCTGAAAAGTACGGCGGGCTCGGGCTCGATAAAATCAGTAAAGGCATTGTCGGTGAAATGATCGGATCAGGTGGCGGCTATGGGGTCGCGCACTCCAATCATACATGTATCGCGACGCTGCCGATTACATACTTTGGCACTGAAGAACAAAAGCAAAAGTATCTGCCAAAGCTTGCTTCAGGAGAATATATCGGCGCTTACTGTCTAACAGAACCTAATGCCGGATCAGACGCACTTGCCGCCCAGACAACAGCTGTATTGAATGATGAAAAAACGCATTTCGTATTAAATGGAACGAAACTCTACATTACGAATGCAGTCTTCTCAGATACATTTATCGTATATGCAAAAGTGGATGGACAGCATTTCACAGCATTTATCGTGGAAAAGGATTTCCCGGGTTTATCGCTTGGACCTGAGGAAAAGAAGATGGGAATTAAAGGGTCGTCTACAAGATCAGTCATTTTTGAAGACTGCCTGGTGCCGGTTGAAAATCTGCTGGGTGAAGTCGGCAGAGGGCACGTCATTGCGCTGAATGTACTGAATCTCGGACGCTTCAATCTCGGCTCTGCAGGGGCAGGGGTATCAAAGACCGCGTTAAAGAAAACAATTGGCTTTGTAAAAGAGCGTAAGCAGTTCAAACGCTCAATTGCTGAATTCCCTGCGACAAAACAAAAGATCGCCTGGATGGCTGCACGCATTTACGCAGCAGATTCCCTGCAATACCGGACAGCGAGCCTCATCGAAGACGCGCTCGGTGATTTAGCCGAGACGTTTGACTATAAGCTGATCGGAAAACAGATGGGTGAATACGCGGTGGAGTGTGCGGTGTGTAAGGTGTTCGGCTCAGAAACGCTTGATTATGTCGTGGATGAAGCACTTCAGCTGCACGGCGGCGCCGGCTTTATCCAGGAATACGGCATTGAGCAGATGTACCGCGATTCAAGAATCAACCGGATCTTTGAAGGCACAAACGAAATTAACCGTTTGCTGATCCCGACTCATTTATTCAGAAAAGTGATGAAGGGGGAAGTGGATCTGGCTGCCCGTGTGCAGGAGGCTTTTGGAGCGCTTAGTAACAGTGCGTCCGTTGAAGACGGCATTCTGGCACAGGAGCGGGCGGCAGTTGAGACGATCCGGAATCTGTTCTTAGTCAATGCGGGACTTGTCTATGAAGCGTATGGTGAATCATTAGTGGAGGAGCAGGAAGCACTGATGAATCTTGCGGACCTGGCGATTTTACTGTTCGCAGCCGAGTCAGCTATGGCCAGAACGCAAAAGGCTGTATTGAAAAACGGAGAAGAGAAGGAATCGCTGAAAATTGATTTGGCGAGAACGTATCTTGATAGCGCAATGTGGGATGCAGAGCGGATTTCGAGGGTGCTGGCCGGGAATGTGTGCACGGGTGAGAAGCGGGATGAAATGATCGCCTTGACGGTGCGGGCATGCAGTCGTTTTGGTTCTCTTGGCGGGCTGGTTGAGAAGAATCGGGGGATTGCGGAGCGGCTGGTTGAGAAGGGTGAGTTTGTTTGTTGA
- a CDS encoding SDR family oxidoreductase, with the protein MKVMELFDLTGKTALVTGGGRGLGEQIAEGFAEAGANVVICSRKLEACQEVADRLAKLGVNTLALQCDISNPADAERAVNETVEAFGSIDILVNNSGATWGARAEDMPLEAWRKVMDVNVTGTFLMSQAAGRKMIEQQSGKIINIASVAGLGGTDPRVMDTIGYNTSKGAVITMTKDLAVKWGRHNINVNAIAPGFFPTKMSKAIIDQGKDPIMEVTPMKRFGSDDDLKGAALFLASKASAYVTGDVLIVDGGTHAM; encoded by the coding sequence ATGAAGGTAATGGAATTGTTTGATCTGACGGGAAAGACAGCGCTGGTAACGGGTGGAGGACGCGGACTTGGTGAGCAGATTGCTGAAGGGTTTGCTGAGGCTGGTGCGAATGTGGTGATTTGTTCAAGAAAGCTTGAAGCGTGTCAGGAAGTGGCAGACCGTTTAGCAAAGCTTGGGGTTAATACGCTTGCGCTGCAGTGTGATATTTCGAATCCGGCTGATGCGGAGCGTGCAGTGAATGAAACTGTAGAAGCATTTGGTTCGATTGATATTTTAGTGAATAACAGCGGGGCAACGTGGGGCGCACGTGCAGAAGACATGCCGCTAGAAGCATGGCGGAAGGTGATGGACGTCAATGTGACGGGTACATTTTTAATGAGTCAGGCTGCAGGAAGAAAAATGATTGAGCAGCAGTCAGGCAAAATCATTAATATTGCTTCAGTTGCAGGGCTTGGCGGCACGGATCCCAGAGTGATGGACACAATTGGCTACAACACGAGTAAGGGTGCGGTCATTACGATGACGAAGGACCTTGCTGTCAAATGGGGCAGACACAATATCAACGTCAATGCGATTGCGCCGGGCTTTTTCCCTACGAAAATGTCAAAAGCAATCATTGATCAGGGGAAGGACCCAATCATGGAAGTGACGCCGATGAAGCGGTTCGGGTCAGATGATGATCTAAAAGGGGCTGCGCTATTTCTTGCCTCAAAAGCATCTGCTTATGTGACTGGTGACGTGCTCATTGTCGATGGCGGCACGCATGCGATGTAA
- a CDS encoding DUF6932 family protein, translating into MEFNKDGLLPPEDYSLTLNELRSSILVRGPHNDLPWDVKWRLYLVDNLEALVQQLWDVGIENIYIDGSFVEEKAHPNDIDGYFECDLKELASGELERKLNALDPYKIWTWDSSSRKSYRGFTKKQLPMWHKYRVELYPHFGQPSGILDEYGNQQQFPAAFRKTRDSFLPKGIVKIID; encoded by the coding sequence ATGGAATTTAATAAAGATGGTCTTCTCCCACCAGAGGATTATTCATTGACGCTAAATGAGCTGAGAAGTTCAATTCTTGTTCGTGGACCGCACAATGACTTGCCTTGGGATGTAAAGTGGAGATTATATTTAGTTGATAATTTAGAAGCATTGGTTCAGCAGTTATGGGATGTAGGTATTGAGAATATTTATATAGATGGATCTTTTGTTGAAGAAAAAGCTCATCCTAATGATATTGACGGTTATTTTGAATGTGATTTGAAGGAGTTAGCATCGGGGGAATTGGAGAGAAAACTCAATGCGCTGGACCCTTATAAGATTTGGACATGGGATAGCAGCAGTCGCAAGTCATACCGGGGCTTCACTAAAAAGCAATTACCTATGTGGCACAAATATCGAGTTGAATTATACCCGCATTTTGGTCAGCCTTCAGGTATTTTAGATGAATACGGTAACCAGCAGCAATTTCCTGCTGCTTTCAGAAAGACAAGGGATTCTTTTCTTCCAAAAGGAATTGTAAAAATTATAGATTAA
- a CDS encoding TetR/AcrR family transcriptional regulator, protein MKEKITEQSIRLFEKKGFSETSIQDIVDANGVTKGTFYYYFSSKEELLMDIQLRYINDLLEQQENIMRDESKNCKTKLYEMVHMLISNIKTQGASAKVFFREMRNLNEERLAEIIPKRDQFRLTIEDLIKEGIETGEFRSDLNASIATFGVLGMANWSYQWYNPEGDQSEEEVARLFTDMILKGIEL, encoded by the coding sequence GTGAAGGAAAAAATTACGGAACAAAGTATACGATTATTTGAGAAAAAGGGATTCAGCGAAACGTCGATTCAGGATATCGTAGACGCAAATGGCGTGACCAAGGGAACGTTTTACTATTACTTCTCCAGCAAAGAAGAGCTGCTGATGGACATTCAGCTCCGCTATATCAATGATCTGCTCGAGCAGCAGGAAAACATCATGCGTGATGAGTCGAAAAACTGTAAAACAAAGCTGTATGAGATGGTGCATATGCTGATTAGCAATATCAAAACGCAGGGCGCCAGTGCAAAGGTATTTTTCAGGGAGATGCGAAACCTGAATGAGGAAAGACTTGCTGAGATTATCCCAAAGCGTGATCAGTTCAGACTGACAATTGAAGATCTGATCAAAGAAGGCATCGAAACAGGCGAATTCCGTTCAGACCTGAATGCCTCAATCGCAACATTCGGCGTACTAGGCATGGCCAACTGGAGCTACCAGTGGTACAACCCAGAAGGTGACCAGTCTGAAGAAGAAGTTGCGCGTTTATTTACAGATATGATTTTAAAAGGAATCGAGCTTTAA
- a CDS encoding Ltp family lipoprotein, protein MAKKDKVKKPIYKRWWFVTIAVIFVLGAIANLGDTEEVANDVAEETEEVAEEVVEEVETEEASAAEETEEPAEEEAVEDDVPTEFKSALTKAQMYSDNMYMSKAGLFDQLTSEYGEQFPEDAAQYAIDNVDADWNENALKSGENYSDSMYMSKAAIFDQLVSEHGEQFLEEEAQYAIDNIQADWNENALQKAKTYQDDMSMSVEAIRDQLVSEYGEQFTQEEADYAVNNLE, encoded by the coding sequence ATGGCTAAGAAAGATAAAGTAAAGAAGCCGATCTACAAACGCTGGTGGTTTGTAACAATTGCAGTGATTTTCGTCCTTGGTGCGATTGCAAATCTTGGTGACACGGAAGAAGTCGCAAATGATGTTGCTGAAGAAACTGAAGAGGTTGCTGAAGAAGTGGTAGAAGAAGTAGAGACTGAAGAAGCTTCAGCTGCAGAGGAAACTGAAGAGCCTGCGGAAGAGGAAGCAGTTGAGGATGACGTCCCAACTGAATTTAAGTCTGCTTTAACGAAAGCTCAGATGTACTCTGATAATATGTACATGTCAAAGGCTGGCCTTTTTGACCAATTGACTTCCGAATATGGAGAGCAATTCCCTGAAGACGCTGCCCAATATGCAATTGATAATGTTGACGCTGACTGGAATGAGAATGCCTTAAAATCAGGTGAAAACTATTCTGATTCAATGTATATGTCCAAAGCTGCAATCTTTGATCAACTTGTCTCAGAACATGGAGAACAATTCTTAGAAGAAGAAGCTCAGTATGCAATTGATAATATCCAGGCAGATTGGAATGAAAATGCACTTCAAAAAGCAAAGACATATCAGGATGACATGAGTATGTCGGTAGAAGCAATTCGTGATCAGTTAGTTTCTGAATATGGTGAACAGTTCACTCAAGAAGAAGCTGACTATGCGGTCAATAACTTAGAATAA
- a CDS encoding 3-hydroxyacyl-CoA dehydrogenase family protein: protein MNEVKNVTVIGSGSMGHQIGMLCALGGYETVIQDINEQALQDAESKLHAIMDRWVSKDKISENDKMKAFQRLRFSQDLEASVKQADLVIEAVTEKLVVKREVFRKLEAYAPPHTVFATNSSTIVNSLIADVTGRPDKVVNMHFFFPPLVMDLVEVVKSDKTSDETAALAMEVCRVINRTGVLLEKEISGFVANRILGALQKEAVSLYEQGIADFKDIDLICKKALNHPIGPFELMDLSGLDVAQFVMEQRYQETGDPADKPFDCILEKVEKGELGRKTGRGFYDYSKTAVTK from the coding sequence ATGAATGAAGTGAAAAACGTAACAGTCATTGGATCAGGCAGTATGGGACATCAGATTGGCATGCTATGTGCGCTCGGCGGATACGAAACAGTCATTCAGGACATCAACGAACAAGCACTGCAGGACGCAGAGTCAAAGCTTCATGCCATCATGGACCGCTGGGTATCAAAAGATAAAATTTCTGAAAACGATAAAATGAAAGCGTTTCAACGCCTGCGCTTTTCACAGGATCTTGAAGCGTCTGTAAAGCAGGCAGACCTCGTCATTGAAGCCGTAACGGAAAAACTGGTTGTCAAAAGAGAGGTCTTCAGAAAGCTTGAAGCATACGCGCCTCCTCACACAGTATTTGCAACAAACAGCTCAACCATCGTCAACAGCCTGATTGCAGACGTAACCGGTCGTCCGGATAAAGTCGTGAATATGCATTTCTTCTTCCCGCCGCTCGTGATGGACCTGGTTGAAGTCGTAAAAAGCGATAAGACAAGTGATGAAACGGCAGCACTTGCGATGGAGGTATGCCGCGTGATCAACCGGACGGGCGTACTGTTGGAAAAAGAGATCTCAGGATTTGTCGCGAACCGCATTTTAGGCGCGCTGCAAAAAGAAGCAGTCTCACTGTATGAACAAGGCATTGCAGACTTTAAGGACATTGACCTGATCTGCAAAAAAGCGCTGAACCATCCGATCGGTCCATTTGAGCTCATGGATCTGTCAGGACTCGATGTTGCACAGTTTGTGATGGAGCAGCGCTATCAGGAGACAGGCGATCCGGCAGACAAACCTTTTGATTGCATTCTTGAAAAAGTCGAAAAAGGTGAGCTTGGCCGAAAGACAGGTAGAGGTTTCTATGACTATTCAAAAACAGCAGTAACTAAATAA
- a CDS encoding L-cystine transporter yields the protein MDIFLVSVNLFVLAALIIFLYVLKKKHVSFSKRVLLGLAFGIILGFALQWIYPSDSAVITTTADWFNLIGGSYIRLLQMIAIPLVFISILAAFTKLTLTKNIGKISALIIGILVGTTAIAAAVGIATTAGFNLEAIQIEQGEAETGRAASLEETYGTVEDVTFPQQILALVPSNVFLDFTGARPTSTISVVIFAAFLGLAFLGVRRKQPEQAELFSKIVDSLYAIVMRVVTLILRLTPYGVLAVMARTVATTNFDAIVNLGKFVIASYVALGVVFIIHLILLTISGLNPVTFVKKAFPVLAFAFTTRTSAGALPMNIRTQQNLGVKDGTANFAGSFGLSIGQNGCAGVYPAMLAIMIAPTVGINPLTPSFILTVIAVVAISSFGVAGVGGGATFAAILVLSALNLPIGLAGLLISIEPLIDMGRTAVNVSGSMTAGVLTSKVTNELDVDLYNDRSTRVSVEA from the coding sequence GTGGACATTTTTTTAGTTAGTGTCAATTTATTCGTGTTAGCTGCTCTCATTATTTTTCTTTACGTTCTTAAAAAGAAGCACGTATCATTTTCGAAAAGGGTTTTACTTGGTTTGGCATTCGGGATTATCCTTGGATTTGCATTGCAATGGATCTATCCATCCGATTCTGCCGTTATTACGACGACGGCTGATTGGTTTAATTTGATTGGCGGTTCTTACATCAGGCTGTTACAGATGATCGCGATCCCGCTGGTTTTCATTTCAATTCTTGCGGCTTTTACGAAGCTGACTTTAACAAAGAATATCGGAAAAATCAGCGCACTCATTATCGGGATTTTGGTTGGAACGACTGCGATTGCAGCTGCTGTCGGGATTGCAACTACTGCTGGTTTTAACCTTGAAGCGATTCAAATCGAACAGGGTGAAGCGGAAACAGGACGCGCTGCTTCATTAGAAGAAACGTATGGCACAGTAGAGGATGTAACATTTCCGCAGCAAATCCTTGCTTTAGTTCCGTCAAATGTTTTCCTGGACTTCACAGGTGCACGCCCGACTTCCACGATTTCAGTTGTCATTTTCGCAGCTTTTCTTGGTCTGGCGTTCCTTGGTGTCAGAAGAAAACAGCCGGAACAGGCAGAATTATTTTCTAAGATTGTCGACTCTCTTTATGCGATCGTCATGCGCGTTGTGACATTAATTTTAAGATTAACGCCTTATGGTGTGCTTGCGGTCATGGCGAGAACGGTCGCCACAACAAACTTTGATGCCATAGTCAATCTCGGCAAATTTGTGATTGCTTCGTACGTTGCACTCGGTGTGGTCTTTATTATTCACTTGATCCTGCTGACAATCTCAGGCCTAAACCCAGTTACGTTTGTCAAAAAAGCATTTCCTGTTCTCGCTTTTGCGTTTACAACGCGCACAAGTGCCGGTGCTCTGCCGATGAACATCCGGACTCAGCAGAATTTAGGTGTAAAAGATGGGACGGCTAATTTTGCCGGCTCATTTGGATTATCTATCGGGCAAAACGGCTGTGCAGGTGTTTATCCTGCCATGCTCGCGATCATGATTGCGCCAACCGTCGGAATCAATCCTCTAACACCGTCGTTTATATTAACGGTCATCGCCGTTGTGGCAATCAGTTCCTTTGGTGTTGCAGGCGTTGGAGGCGGCGCAACCTTTGCTGCAATCCTTGTCCTGTCAGCCCTGAACCTTCCGATCGGCTTAGCGGGTCTGTTGATTTCCATTGAACCATTGATTGATATGGGAAGAACCGCTGTGAATGTGAGTGGCAGTATGACTGCCGGGGTGTTGACGAGTAAGGTGACGAATGAGTTAGATGTGGATCTGTATAATGACCGGTCTACGCGGGTTAGTGTGGAGGCTTAG
- a CDS encoding CotY/CotZ family spore coat protein, whose protein sequence is MCCEKKDSCVCGIVHEIVRIQDEVAANNNGCCVTGCDQAIRKLLSPIGTNGNGNGPTTIPFALYCKGDCKPFIGSGVYKSPVGGSGMTALKCVETPIFRAKKFVDKDKDREKDKCCVQLELLLPVPMGGGAPAASVKEKENGKAKTICDFFPGDSIRNLQATGICLTVDLNCFCGIVCLDPITPISVSEFDRV, encoded by the coding sequence ATGTGTTGCGAAAAAAAAGATTCATGTGTCTGTGGTATTGTTCACGAGATTGTGAGAATTCAGGACGAGGTAGCTGCTAACAATAATGGGTGCTGTGTAACAGGATGTGACCAGGCAATCAGAAAACTGCTATCACCAATCGGGACTAATGGGAATGGAAATGGTCCTACTACTATTCCCTTCGCACTTTACTGCAAGGGAGATTGCAAACCGTTTATCGGAAGTGGCGTATACAAATCACCTGTTGGCGGATCTGGAATGACCGCTTTAAAGTGTGTTGAAACACCTATCTTCCGGGCAAAAAAGTTTGTGGATAAAGATAAAGACAGAGAAAAAGATAAGTGCTGCGTCCAGCTGGAATTACTACTTCCAGTTCCGATGGGAGGGGGTGCGCCTGCAGCATCAGTAAAAGAAAAAGAAAATGGAAAAGCAAAAACAATATGCGATTTCTTCCCTGGAGACAGCATCAGAAACCTGCAGGCAACTGGCATCTGCCTGACAGTAGACTTGAATTGTTTCTGCGGTATCGTATGTCTGGATCCAATCACGCCTATATCTGTATCTGAGTTTGACAGGGTTTAA